The Anopheles gambiae chromosome 2, idAnoGambNW_F1_1, whole genome shotgun sequence genomic sequence TTCAGTTTAGTTTCAGCTAGCTATTTCAATTTATCCAAGtgtagtgtgttttttgccaaTTATTGCTTACTAGTCACCCAGTTTGTTCAGCACTTTTGATTAACATTTCGAGTGTGTATTTCTTCTCGTTTGATTACTACTCCTTTGCGAAACAATAGTGCCCATTGGCAAGGATAATAGCAAATCATCATCCTCTTCGTCGTCTTCGGGATCCTCGTCTTCTGGCGGCGTTTACTCCCGAGGTGGGGAAATCATTGAAACGGGAGAGAACGATCTCGACCTCGGTGGATTGCCCCGGCATCACGTTACGCCAACGGAGGGCAGCATCAACCATCACGATAACACTCAGTACGGTGCGGGCAGTGGCGTTTTGATAATGAATGCCAAGAACGATGACCGAACGGCTAGCTTCTTTGCACAGCCTGGCATTTTGGCAGGTAAGCCACGAaagcaactgcagcagcagcaacagctttCCGTACCCAGTAGCATAGAGCGTTTAGATAGTTCATCATTCACATGCGCGTGTACTAATCACAACAATGAATTTCTGGTTTACGTTTAGCTGTGATCGGAGGGGCAGTCGTCGGTTTGTTGTGCGCCATACTGGTGGTAATGTTTATCGTTTACCGTATGAGAAAAAAGGACGAGGGCTCGTACGCGCTGGACGAACCAAAGCGATCGCCGACGGCCAACACCTACGCCAAGAACGTGAACAACAGGGAATTCTACGCCTGAGATTACTCGATAGACTCGAGTGACGGTGATTTTTAAAAACAGCCATCCTTTTTCTGTCGCAGTAACATCATCCACagcagaagaaacaaaatactATGCAATCAATGGTCTACAGACATTGACACGCAGAGTAGGAGGAGGGCTATAGAAAACGCCGGACAGCGCGAGAAAACATACACTTCTTTAGTATAAGGAACAGagcgaaacgaacgaaagtgAGGAGCAGAAGATAGCCGCGCCTACGAATGTATGCCGCAGGATGTAAGGTCATATTTGTAGTAAGTACACTGGAACCGCTAATAAGAAGAGAGtaaggtgcgtgtgtgtgtctcacaAACGAGTAGATCgttgcagaaaaaaagaacgctaATTAGAAGGAAAGAAGGAGGTGGAAACAAGGTGCGAAGGAAGCCGGCAAAAGGGATTGATTGTTTGATGGAGAACATAATGCG encodes the following:
- the LOC1269570 gene encoding syndecan isoform X2; the encoded protein is MSLKLQNIKGSGGGSGGNRRKLVASSTATAATLLLVALLVAIPWTSAAAVENDQNSNNRNLNLDSSSSFGATPSNQNDIYIDDEGLEGSGSRGEVRDDLEKEDDEASGSGFGDDDEDSTSSRSSLSSSSSSGGNLNVLRGGSDNLPGSVPIGKDNSKSSSSSSSSGSSSSGGVYSRGGEIIETGENDLDLGGLPRHHVTPTEGSINHHDNTQYGAGSGVLIMNAKNDDRTASFFAQPGILAAVIGGAVVGLLCAILVVMFIVYRMRKKDEGSYALDEPKRSPTANTYAKNVNNREFYA
- the LOC1269570 gene encoding syndecan isoform X3; this encodes MPIGKDNSKSSSSSSSSGSSSSGGVYSRGGEIIETGENDLDLGGLPRHHVTPTEGSINHHDNTQYGAGSGVLIMNAKNDDRTASFFAQPGILAAVIGGAVVGLLCAILVVMFIVYRMRKKDEGSYALDEPKRSPTANTYAKNVNNREFYA